Proteins encoded in a region of the Podarcis muralis chromosome 2, rPodMur119.hap1.1, whole genome shotgun sequence genome:
- the RACK1 gene encoding small ribosomal subunit protein RACK1, which produces MTEQMTLRGTLKGHNGWVTQIATTPQFPDMILSASRDKTIIMWKLTRDETNYGIPQRALRGHSHFVSDVVISSDGQFALSGSWDGTLRLWDLTTGTTTRRFVGHTKDVLSVAFSSDNRQIVSGSRDKTIKLWNTLGVCKYTVQDESHSEWVSCVRFSPNSSNPIIVSCGWDKLVKVWNLANCKLKTNHIGHTGYLNTVTVSPDGSLCASGGKDGQAMLWDLNEGKHLYTLDGGDIINALCFSPNRYWLCAATGPSIKIWDLEGKIIVDELKQEVISTSSKAEPPQCTSLAWSADGQTLFAGYTDNLVRVWQVTIGTR; this is translated from the exons ATGACGGAGCAGATGACCCTGCGTGGCACCCTGAAGGGCCACAACGGATGGGTGACCCAGATCGCCACCACCCCTCAGTTCCCGGACATGATCCTCTCCGCCTCACGCG ACAAGACGATCATCATGTGGAAGCTGACCCGGGATGAAACCAACTACGGGATCCCCCAGAGAGCCCTTCGGGGCCACTCCCACTTCGTCAGCGATGTGGTTATCTCCTCAGATGGGCAGTTTGCCCTCTCTGGCTCATGGGACGGCACCCTGCGCCTCTGGGATCTTACCAC AGGCACCACCACCCGGCGTTTTGTGGGCCACACCAAGGATGTGCTGAGTGTGGCTTTCTCTTCTGACAACCGCCAGATCGTCTCAGGTTCCAGGGACAAAACCATCAAGCTCTGGAACACTCTGGGAGTCTGCAAGTACACTGTACAG GACGAGAGCCACTCAGAGTGGGTGTCCTGTGTGCGCTTCTCCCCCAACAGCAGCAACCCCATCATTGTCTCCTGTGGCTGGGACAAGCTCGTGAAG GTGTGGAACTTGGCTAACTGCAAGCTGAAGACCAACCACATTGGGCACACTGGCTACTTGAACACAGTGACAGTCTCGCCCGACGGCTCCCTGTGTGCTTCAGGTGGCAAG GACGGCCAGGCTATGCTGTGGGACTTGAACGAAGGCAAGCACCTGTACACCCTGGATGGTGGAGACATCATCAACGCCTTATGCTTCAGCCCCAACCGCTACTGGCTGTGTGCAGCCACTGGACCCAGCATCAAGATATGG GACCTGGAAGGGAAGATCATTGTGGATGAGCTCAAGCAGGAAGTGATCAGCACCAGCAGCAAGGCGGAGCCACCCCAGTGCACCTCATTGGCCTGGTCTGCTGACGGACAG ACTCTGTTTGCCGGCTATACGGATAACCTTGTTCGGGTCTGGCAGGTCACCATCGGGACCAGATGA
- the LOC114588607 gene encoding histone H1-like translates to MGRARRPGSRQGRRQGTRQGPRRQGTRQGIRQGSPVLHTEAEGSSAPPPAPVSEPSTSESSGRGKKRLSGPLSKLILMAFEGSSSRKGVSLAALKKFLREGGYNLNRNKNSHLKRELHKLVSNGVLIRLTGNGASGSFKHGGKTLPKKSAKPEARKVKRTAAAHKRPASGSREPRKKLPKKQPAISKPKGVRSSRKTAVPGRRRQLDKHSTVKSS, encoded by the coding sequence ATGGGTCGCGCAAGGCGGCCGGGATCCCGACAGGGAAGGCGTCAAGGAACTCGGCAGGGGCCAAGGCGTCAAGGAACCCGACAGGGTATCCGGCAGGGAAGCCCCGTACTTCACACCGAGGCAGAAGGCTCGAGCGCCCCTCCGCCTGCACCTGTTTCCGAACCGTCCACTTCCGAATCCTCGGGGAGAGGAAAGAAGCGCCTTTCCGGCCCTTTGTCTAAGCTTATCCTGATGGCTTTCGAAGGCTCCAGCTCGCGTAAAGGCGTGTCGCTGGCGGCCCTGAAGAAATTCCTCAGAGAAGGAGGCTACAACCTGAACAGGAACAAAAATAGCCACCTCAAACGGGAGCTGCATAAACTGGTATCGAATGGGGTCTTGATCCGCTTAACCGGCAACGGAGCTTCGGGATCCTTCAAGCATGGCGGGAAAACCCTGCCGAAGAAATCTGCCAAGCCTGAGGCGAGGAAAGTGAAGAGAACGGCGGCTGCCCACAAAAGGCCGGCGTCGGGTAGCAGGGAGCCGAGAAAGAAGTTGCCGAAGAAACAGCCGGCCATTTCTAAACCAAAAGGTGTCCGAAGTAGTAGAAAGACCGCCGTCCCTGGCAGGAGACGGCAGCTCGACAAGCATTCAACGGTGAAAAGTTCTTAA